Proteins found in one Triticum urartu cultivar G1812 chromosome 4, Tu2.1, whole genome shotgun sequence genomic segment:
- the LOC125551012 gene encoding uncharacterized protein LOC125551012, with protein MPHRARPMTGLLVFMGVNLVLLSTITPVYDFVCFHPYWDRRRERRQREREALQGNGSLETAK; from the exons ATGCCGCACCGCGCGCGGCCGATGACGGGGCTGCTGGTGTTCATGGGCGTCAACCTCGTCCTCCTCAGCACCATCACCCCCGTCTACGACTTCGTCTGCTTCCACCCCTACTGGGACCGCAGG AGAGAACGCCGTCAAAGGGAACGTGAAGCACTGCAAGGCAATGGTTCTCTAGAAACTGCAAAATAA
- the LOC125551011 gene encoding L-aminoadipate-semialdehyde dehydrogenase-phosphopantetheinyl transferase-like, with the protein MEEEHSGGVRRRWLVDVARWRPSPTQFQAAAALLPLHHRHAISRFVKEEDRKRALISRLLQYSLVHRVLGIPFHQIDICRTTEGKPYLKNGPPAFRNFNFNTSHQGDYVGIASELLCLVGLDIVCISKPQGETTVEFLKNFSSYLTDHEWNCIGHAAGSIEMLTEFYRYWCLKEAFVKAVGAGVGFGLHRLEFHHVEWSNISVYIDGIESRKWRFCLFKLDELHLASIAKGHPEDATHSFKTTLSDVVVEDEEFYAALEIPDETFTLQTAEQLTQL; encoded by the exons ATGGAGGAGGAGCACAGCGGCGGGGTGCGGCGGAGGTGGCTCGTCGACGTCGCCCGCTGGCGCCCCTCCCCGACGCAGTTCCAAGCCGCGGCTGCCCTCCTGCCGCTGCACCACCGCCATGCCATCTCCAG GTTTGTCAAGGAGGAGGACAGGAAACGAGCGCTCATCAGCCGGCTGCTCCAGTACTCGCTTGTGCACCGTGTTCTTGGCATCCCATTCCACCAGATCGACATATGCCGAACAACTGAAGGGAAGCCGTATCTG AAGAATGGCCCTCCGGCCTTCAGAAACTTCAATTTCAACACGTCGCATCAGGGTGACTACGTCGGCATAGCATCTGAGCTTCTTTGCCTTGTTGGCCTTGATATTGTGTGTATCTCTAAGCCTCAGGGAGAAACCACCGTGGAATTCCTTAAGAATTTCTCTTCATACCTCACAGACCATGAGTGGAACTGCATTGGTCACGCTGCCGGTTCCATTGAGATGTTAACAGAATTCTACAG GTACTGGTGTCTCAAAGAAGCATTTGTTAAAGCTGTAGGCGCTGGGGTTGGATTTGGGCTGCATCGCTTGGAATTCCACCATGTTGAATGGAGTAACATCTCTGTCTACATTGACGGGATAGAGTCTAGGAAATGGAGGTTCTGCCTTTTCAAGCTTGATGAATTGCATTTG GCGTCCATAGCGAAAGGGCATCCGGAGGATGCTACACACAGCTTCAAGACAACATTGTCTGATGTGGTTGTTGAGGACGAAGAATTTTATGCTGCACTAGAGATACCAGATGAAACTTTCACGCTACAGACGGCGGAGCAACTTACACAATTATAG
- the LOC125551010 gene encoding calcium-dependent protein kinase 25-like, whose product MGQCCAKGAGRAGDANSDPPLPAPAAPKVEPVASSSTASNGVAAPPAANAKPGKPPPPVGEVLGRAMEDVRTTYSIGKELGRGQFGVTHLCTHRSTGEKLACKTIAKRKLANKEDVEDVRREVQIMYHLSGQPNIVDLRGAYEDKHNVHLVMELCAGGELFDRIIAKGHYTERAAAALLRAIVGIVHTCHCMGVMHRDLKPENFLLLSKGEDSPLKATDFGLSVFFKEGEVFRDIVGSAYYIAPEVLKRRYGPEADIWSIGVMLYIFLAGVPPFWAENENAIFTAVLRGQVDFNGDPWPNISSGAKDLVKKMLNINPKERLTAFQVLNHPWIKEDGDAPDTPLDNVVLNRLKQFRAMNQFKKAALRVIAGCLSEEEIRGLKEMFKNIDKDNSGTITLEELKNGLAKQGTKLSDNEIEQLMEAADADGNGLIDYEEFVTATVHMNKMHREEHLYTAFQFFDKDNSGYITRDELEQALKEKGMYDAKEIKEIISEADTDNDGRIDYSEFVAMMKKGAGSTEPTNPKKRRDLVLE is encoded by the exons ATGGGCCAATGCTGCGCCAAGGGTGCCGGGCGCGCCGGCGACGCCAACTCGGACCCGCCGCTGCCCGCGCCCGCAGCCCCAAAGGTGGAGCCCGTTGCATCGTCGTCGACCGCCAGCAACGGCGTCGCGGCGCCGCCGGCCGCCAATGCCAAGCCGGGCAAGCCGCCGCCCCCCGTGGGCGAGGTGCTCGGCCGCGCCATGGAGGACGTGCGCACCACCTACTCCATCGGCAAGGAGCTCGGGCGCGGCCAGTTCGGCGTGACCCACCTCTGCACGCACCGCTCCACCGGCGAGAAGCTGGCGTGCAAGACCATCGCCAAGCGCAAGCTGGCCAACAAGGAGGACGTGGAGGACGTCCGGCGCGAGGTGCAGATCATGTACCACCTCTCCGGCCAGCCCAACATCGTCGACCTCCGGGGCGCCTACGAGGACAAGCACAACGTGCACCTCGTCATGGAGCTCTGCGCCGGCGGCGAGCTCTTCGACCGGATCATCGCCAAGGGCCACTACACGGAGCGGGCCGCCGCCGCGCTGCTCCGGGCCATCGTCGGCATCGTCCACACATGCCACTGCATGGGGGTGATGCACCGGGACCTCAAGCCGGAGAACTTCCTCCTGCTCAGCAAAGGGGAGGACTCGCCGCTCAAGGCCACCGACTTCGGCCTCTCCGTCTTCTTCAAGGAAGGCGAGGTGTTCAGGGACATCGTCGGCAGCGCATACTACATCGCGCCGGAGGTGCTCAAGCGGCGCTACGGCCCCGAGGCTGACATCTGGAGCATCGGCGTCATGCTCTACATCTTCCTCGCCGGCGTCCCGCCGTTCTGGGCGGAGAACGAGAACGCCATCTTCACCGCCGTGCTACGCGGGCAGGTCGACTTCAACGGCGATCCATGGCCAAACATCTCCTCCGGCGCCAAGGATCTTGTCAAGAAGATGCTCAACATCAACCCCAAGGAGAGGCTCACGGCCTTCCAAGTCCTCA ATCACCCGTGGATCAAAGAAGACGGAGACGCACCCGATACGCCGCTCGACAATGTCGTTCTCAACAGGCTCAAGCAATTCAGGGCCATGAACCAGTTCAAGAAAGCTGCGCTGAGG GTTATAGCTGGGTGCTTGTCGGAAGAGGAGATCAGGGGGCTCAAGGAGATGTTCAAGAACATCGACAAAGATAACAGCGGCACAATCACGCTCGAAGAGCTCAAGAACGGGCTAGCAAAGCAGGGCACAAAGCTGTCAGACAATGAAATTGAGCAACTCATGGAAGCA GCTGATGCAGATGGCAATGGATTGATTGACTACGAGGAGTTCGTCACCGCCACAGTTCacatgaacaagatgcatagagAGGAGCACCTATACACAGCATTCCAGTTCTTCGACAAGGATAACAGTGG GTACATAACAAGAGATGAGCTCGAGCAAGCCTTGAAGGAGAAGGGAATGTATGATGCCAAAGAGATCAAGGAGATCATCTCAGAGGCTGACACTGACAAT GATGGGAGGATAGATTATTCAGAATTCGTGGCGATGATGAAGAAAGGAGCAGGCAGCACCGAGCCAACGAACCCAAAGAAGAGGAGAGATCTAGTTCTAGAGTGA
- the LOC125551013 gene encoding probable auxin efflux carrier component 1b: protein MITAADLYHVLTAVVPLYVAMTLAYGSVRWWRIFTPDQCSGINRFVALFAVPLLSFHFISSNDPFAMNLRFLAADTLQKLAVLALLALWCRLRNGSLDWLITLFSLSTLPNTLVMGIPLLRGMYGPASAGTLMVQIVVLQCIIWYTLMLFLFEYRGAKMLVMEQFPDTAADIVSFRVDSDVVSLAAGGGADLQAEAEVGEDGRMRVTVRKSTSSRSEAACSHSHSHSHSQSMQPRVSNLSGVEIYSLQSSRNPTPRGSSFNHAEFFNIVGDAKGDEEKGSAGAGAGNGTGGHSPQPLPQALAGKRKDLHMFVWSSSASPVSERAAGGAMHVFGGGADHGDVLAKGAQAYDEYGRGGGDDFSFRNKNGGVANVDGPTLAKLGSNSTAQLHPKDDGEERAAAMPPASVMTRLILIMVWRKLIRNPNTYSSLIGVVWSLVSYRWGIEMPAIIAKSISILSDAGLGMAMFSLGLFMALQPRIIACGNKLAAYAMAVRFLVGPAMMAAASLAVGLRGVLLHIAIVQAALPQGIVPFVFAKEYNVHPNILSTAVIFGMLIALPITLVYYILLGL from the exons ATGATCACCGCGGCGGATCTCTACCACGTGCTCACGGCCGTCGTGCCGCTCTACGTCGCCATGACGCTCGCCTACGGCTCCGTGCGCTGGTGGCGCATCTTCACGCCCGACCAGTGCTCCGGGATCAACCGCTTCGTCGCGCTCTTCGCCGTCCCGCTCCTCTCCTTCCACTTCATCTCCTCCAACGACCCCTTCGCCATGAACCTCCGCTTCCTCGCCGCCGACACGCTCCAGAAGCTCGCCGTCCTCGCGCTCCTCGCCCTCTGGTGCCGCCTCCGCAACGGCTCCCTCGACTGGCTCATCACCCTCTTCTCCCTCTCCACGCTCCCCAACACGCTCGTCATGGGCATCCCGCTGCTCCGGGGCATGTACGGCCCCGCCAGCGCCGGCACCCTCATGGTGCAGATCGTCGTGCTCCAGTGCATCATCTGGTACACCCTCATGCTCTTCCTCTTCGAGTACCGCGGCGCCAAGATGCTCGTCATGGAGCAGTTCCCCGACACCGCCGCCGACATCGTCTCCTTCCGCGTCGACTCCGACGTCGTCTCCCtggccgccggcggcggcgccgacCTGCAGGCGGAGGCCGAGGTCGGGGAGGACGGCAGGATGCGGGTCACCGTGCGCAAGTCCACCAGCTCGCGCTCCGAGGCCGCCTGCTCCCACTCGCACTCACACTCCCACTCGCAGTCCATGCAGCCGCGCGTCTCCAACCTCTCCGGCGTCGAGATATACTCGCTGCAGTCGTCCAGGAACCCCACGCCGAGGGGCTCCAGCTTCAACCACGCCGAGTTCTTCAACATCGTCGGCGATGCCAAGGGGGACGAGGAGAAGGGCTCCGCCGGCGCTGGCGCTGGCAACGGCACGGGCGGCCACTCGCCTCAGCCGCTGCCGCAGGCATTGGCCGGGAAGCGCAAGGACCTGCACATGTTCGTCTGGAGCTCCAGCGCCTCGCCGGTCTCTGAGCGCGCTGCAGGCGGCGCCATGCATGTCTTCGGCGGTGGCGCCGACCACGGCGACGTCCTCGCCAAAG GTGCCCAGGCCTACGACGAGTacggccgcggcggcggcgacgacttCAGCTTCAGGAACAAGAACGGCGGCGTGGCGAACGTGGACGGCCCGACGCTGGCCAAGCTGGGGTCCAACTCGACCGCGCAGCTGCACCCCAAGGACGACGGCGAGGAGAGGGCCGCCGCGATGCCGCCGGCGAGCGTGATGACGAGGCTCATCCTGATCATGGTGTGGAGGAAGCTGATCAGGAACCCGAACACCTACTCCAGCCTCATCGGCGTCGTCTGGTCCCTCGTCTCCTACAG GTGGGGGATCGAGATGCCGGCGATCATCGCCAAGTCGATTTCGATCCTGTCGGATGCAGGGCTTGGGATGGCCATGTTCAGCCTAG GGTTGTTCATGGCGTTGCAGCCCCGGATCATCGCCTGCGGGAACAAGCTGGCGGCCTACGCGATGGCTGTGAGGTTCCTGGTGGGTCCGGCGATGATGGCCGCCGCCTCTCTGGCTGTTGGGTTGCGCGGGGTTCTTCTGCACATCGCCATTGTTCAG GCTGCTCTGCCACAAGGAATCGTGCCCTTCGTGTTCGCCAAGGAGTACAACGTCCACCCCAACATTCTCAGCACGGC CGTGATCTTCGGGATGCTCATCGCCCTCCCCATCACACTGGTCTACTACATACTGCTGGGCCTCTGA